One genomic window of Solea solea chromosome 12, fSolSol10.1, whole genome shotgun sequence includes the following:
- the herpud1 gene encoding homocysteine-responsive endoplasmic reticulum-resident ubiquitin-like domain member 1 protein, protein MAVEGSRSNTTRLLIKSPNQTLKDHSVDGVHLDWTVKDLKTLLSKDYPTKPAVSDQRLIFAGKLLPDHFLLRDIFTQTDSVNTLHLVSAFRTQHGVRAESTETEGSQRLTAASVSTSNITELRHRSHWTSSSSSTAVPMSQPWSPADTARWGAPQVAPPTFPSHSLYSGEQLLWLQLVYTRQFYLQYHAALAAANSASSPPASVVAQYPPVPAHQVVPTPAPRANENPVDDLPANQNAAQDGAFIGAGVANQNLRMNAQGGAVMEDEDAAEHDWLDWFYSAARLGVLLMIVYFNSNLSRLLLVMSTLLLLYLHTAGWFPFRRPQAQRPDHLQPLEVRQNQQNQNRNPADVADRQREELVADRQREELVADRQREELVADRQGEELVADRQREELVADRQGEELMVAGHEAMMAVLVPAHRTSVMWTAWVFFRTFFSSLIPEGQHI, encoded by the exons ATGGCCGTGGAAGGTTCTCGATCAAACACGACCCGTCTGCTCATTAAATCACCGAACCAGACTCTGAAGGACCACAGCGTCGACGGTGTCCACCTGGACTGGACCGTGAAGGACCTGAAGACGCTGCTGTCCAAAGACTACCCGACGAAACCG gccGTCAGTGATCAGAGACTCATCTTCGCTGGTAAACTGTTACCTGATCATTTTCTGCTCagagacattttcacacag aCAGACTCGGTGAACACTCTGCACCTGGTTTCTGCCTTCAGGACTCAACATGGAGTCAGAGCTGAG tccacagagacagagggctCGCAGAGACTCACAGCAGCGTCTGTGTCCACGTCCAACATCACAGAGCTGAGACACCGGAGTCACTggacatcatcttcatcatctactgctgtTCCCATGTCTCAACCATGGAGTCCTGCTGATACTGCAAG GTGGGGAGCGCCACAGGTGGCTCCGCCCACATTTCCCAGCCACTCCCTGTACAGTGGTGAGcagctgctgtggctgcagctgGTCTACACTCGACAGTTTTACCTGCAGTA CCATGCCGCTTTGGCAGCAGCAAACTCCGCCTCCTCTCCACCAGCCTCAGTTGTCGCCCAGTACCCTCCTGTCCCCGCCCACCAAGTCGTCCCCACACCGGCCCCGCGAGCCAACGAGAACCCAGTCGACGACCTGCCGGCCAATCAGAACGCGGCGCAGGACGGGGCCTTCATTGGCGCGGGAGTGGCCAATCAGAACCTGCGTATGAACGCGCAGGGCGGAGCCGTGATGGAGGACGAGGATGCGGCAGAACACGATTGGCTGGACTGGTTTTATTCTGCTGCGAGACTCGGTGTTCTGCTCATGATCGTTTACTTCAACTCTAACCTGAGTCGCCTCCTGCTGGTGATGAGCACGCTACTGCTCCTCTACCT ACACACCGCTGGTTGGTTTCCCTTCAGAAGACCTCAGGCTCAAAGACCTGATCACCTGCAGCCCCTGGAGGTCCGGCAGAACCAGCAGAACCAGAACAGGAATCCA GCAGATGTCgctgacagacagagggaggagcttgttgctgacagacagagggaggagcttgttgctgacagacagagggaggagcttGTTGCTGACAGACAGGGGGAGGAGCTTGTTgctgacagacagagggaggagcttGTTGCTGACAGACAGGGGGAGGAGCTTATGGTTGCAGGACACGAAGCAATGATGGCGGTTTTGGTTCCTGCACACCGGACTTCGGTTATGTGGACGGCCTGGGTTTTCTTCAGAACCTTCTTCTCCTCGCTGATTCCTGAGGGTCAACACATTTGA